CTCGGCGGAGGCTGCGGCGGCAGCATGGTCTTGTTTGATCTCGGGCTTGTCGATGTCCATCGGGAGCTTCATTTTAGCCAGGGACTCGGTGAACTGTTGCATGCTTCTCATGTACATGTCCACAATCTGCTGTTGCATCGCCGATTGCTCAGCCTCGAGATTCATATTCGTAGTCGCGGGCGAAAACACCTGATGATGATGACCAAACTTCACACGATCCATATTCGCATTCGCATTCGCATCCCCTTCTTCATTATTACTTCTCTTCATCGCTCCTTCCTCAGAGTCACACTCCTCGTTCTCATCTTTCATGACTTTGATGATCTCGCACGCTTTCTTCGAAGTCGGAGTGTCAGGACAGGCTCCACAGGCATGACTGGCCCCAGGATTCGCTGAATTCGACGCGTCAATGCCTGAACCTGAGCCGGACCGTGCCTTCTTCTCGACCGACGACTCGGCCGAGTTCCGATCGTCACTCAAGCTGGTGGTAGTCGAGCTCAGGAACCCGGAGTTACGGCCACTCCCGTCGGGCGAGATGGGGGATCGCTCCAAGGCGTGATTTTGACCCATCTCGCAGTCGTCTATCGCGGTCGGCGACGAACCCAGATGGAGAAAGGACCCGAAGAAACCGCCGTTGCTGTTGGgtttcgagctcgagctcgtcgAGCCCTGCCTCGCCAGGTCAAAGTACTCGGACACCATCTTCTGATTCTCCCTCACGACGCTGATTTCGGGGAACTCGATCTTGGAATACTCGACCGGGTCGAGGATCACCTCCGAGATTTTCCGGTCGAGCAGCACCACCTCGGAGCTGATCGACGAGTTAGCCGACGACTCGACCGGCGCCGACGCGGTGAGCTGGAGGCCGAGTCTGACGGTCCCGGCGGGGGAGTGGAAGAGGTCGGTGGACGACAGGCTGTAGTCGCGAGTGACCTTGCCCTTGCCGGCGATCTGCGACAGCGGGACGAGGGCGAACCCGAGGAGCTGGTCCTCCATGAAGTGCCGGGCGCGGCTCAGCATCCAGACTTCGCACTTGAGGACCGCGTCGGGCTGCGTCACCTCGAGGGCGAGGGTCTCGTTGAAATCCGGGTTCTTGCCACCGCCGCAGGCGACGCGGGTGGAGAGGGCGTCGTCGGGGCTGTAGGTGAGGGAGAACTTGGCGTACACGTCCTGGTTGTCGTAGATGCAGATGTTGTGGATGTTCCTCGCGTGGTGGACGTGGACCTCGAGGACACCCGCGAAGCtcgcgtcgccgccgccgtctcCGCCGCAGTGGCCACCACCGACCATGCCAAAGGCCGAGGGGCAGGCGAACGAGTCCATGAATCGTTTTCTCGATGCTCGGAGAGGAAAAAACCTATCTTGAGGGAAGGAGTCGACTCGGGGACGTCATGGACATAGCCCGATCAGCTCAGCTACGCTCTAGCAATGAGTGGGGGTGCCTCGCAGGAGTGGTCGAGAGATATGATTGGCTTGATGCGTGCGTgaggcagagagagaaagagacagagacagagtaAAGGGACTGCCGTTGGAATGAATAGCAGAAGAATCAAGAATTCGAGCTGTGTTTCACTGTTGAAATTAagactttgagagagagagacatggtgGGTAGGGTAAGGTCCCGTAGTAGGTGAGAATGGAGAGCgagcaagaaagaaatcagagaagaggaggaggaggaaggtggTGATGTGCAAACAGTCGTACGATAGATAATTCTGTCAAAAGGGTCGCCACCTTTTTCTTGCATGATGTCAAAATCTCGATTTCTCCAAATTTCTTTGTCTTAGATTCTCCGTGTGGCGTGGGGGtgggtggaggtggaggtggtttTGCTTGGCCTGGCTTGCTTCCACTTCAAGTGACTGAGCCAAAGCTCCATTGATTGATATGGAGTCTCTGTTGGAGGGAGGTCCCCACTTACACTTGGACGGATGCTCTTTGttggcgattttttttttcttatttgcttTCCTGCCTAAGACATGGTTAGGGTTCTTACTATTGCTCCCCCACGAACACGATGGTGACcttaattcaaaaaaagaacacCACTCCCCGGTTTTGTAAACATGCATTGAGTACATGAAATTGGTTGGGCAAGATCGTGTGTACCGAATTAAGGTGCGGCGCAAAATGAGTCTTTTAATAGTTGTTCCGAGGCGCGAGACGGTGCATTCATTTTTTACGTTGATTAGGCTGTTTACACCGCCAACGGGCATACCGATTAGtacaaatcatttttttcatcgACCCAACCGCAGTCTATTCGCTAATTTAATATCAAGAAGTAGCCCTTTCGTACCCCGGGTCATAATGTCGTCGATCGACAATTTCAGACCGGACGCTACTCTCTTCTCTTGTTCTTCCTTGACTAGGACAGAATCATCTCGGACATGGACATGATTACCCCAGCCTTCCACGAGAGTCGAAGCATATGATAGTGTTTTTCAGCCAACGGAGTCGGAATCACCTCCCACTTTCAATAGTTTAACAATAATTCAACTGCGGTTGGGCAAGTTGGTGTTGAGAAGCTATCCACCACATGGCTCGCTCTGCTCGGACAGGGTCCCACGTCCAATGGCGGGCTTAGGCTCTTCATCAATCACAGAGTCGGCACTTAAAGAGCATGGCAGAGAGATTAAACACATCCAACATCGGCGCAGTCGGCCGAAACGttaagaaattttcaattgagaaATTGATGGTTATCGATTCGAATTTCAACAACATGCAAACTCGTTATCTTCTGCACGGGTTAGTGCCCGAATTGAACCGATTCACCAGACTTACGGTTATCTCATAGTTATCTCTGATCCAGATATATTCcttaattattaaaaacaaaTTATCCGTTCGAGGACCGCACTTGCACCCAGCAAGCGAAGCAAAAAATGTGTTAGGTAATGAAACTCACGTCTCTTGATGTTTGATGACGCCCCCAGTTGGACTCCCAGAGAGAGATTTCACCGTGTTATTCCCTCGGTCATTTTCACAAACAGTTAGCGAGCATGGCGCGGTTGAACAAGAAGACGACGGGTCGGGAATCTTCAAATTTGCGAGACGACAGACTTGATAAGTGCCCGACAACTATTGGAGTAAAACCCATGGAAAACATGGGCCGGAGATGATCGGGCCGGGTTACATGTCCATGGCTTAGATGACTGGGCTAGTCTCGGGATTGCTAGAGCGGTTCCTGCTTGAGTAGCACCGCAATGATCCGTCGGGTGCAATATCGGGCTGCAATTTGGCCTCtgaagagtgaaaaaaaaaaaaaaaacataacttGGTGTAATTCCTGGCG
The genomic region above belongs to Rhodamnia argentea isolate NSW1041297 chromosome 6, ASM2092103v1, whole genome shotgun sequence and contains:
- the LOC115734434 gene encoding uncharacterized protein LOC115734434, with protein sequence MDSFACPSAFGMVGGGHCGGDGGGDASFAGVLEVHVHHARNIHNICIYDNQDVYAKFSLTYSPDDALSTRVACGGGKNPDFNETLALEVTQPDAVLKCEVWMLSRARHFMEDQLLGFALVPLSQIAGKGKVTRDYSLSSTDLFHSPAGTVRLGLQLTASAPVESSANSSISSEVVLLDRKISEVILDPVEYSKIEFPEISVVRENQKMVSEYFDLARQGSTSSSSKPNSNGGFFGSFLHLGSSPTAIDDCEMGQNHALERSPISPDGSGRNSGFLSSTTTSLSDDRNSAESSVEKKARSGSGSGIDASNSANPGASHACGACPDTPTSKKACEIIKVMKDENEECDSEEGAMKRSNNEEGDANANANMDRVKFGHHHQVFSPATTNMNLEAEQSAMQQQIVDMYMRSMQQFTESLAKMKLPMDIDKPEIKQDHAAAAASAEIQTQKGKLDLDNNNSNRKDQSRVFYGSRAFF